Sequence from the Microbacterium faecale genome:
GGATCAGGCCGACCAGGTTCCCGAACGGGTCGCTGACCGACGCCGACCACCATCCCTCGCCGCGCTGGGTGATGGGATCCTCCGCTCGCGCACCGAGCGAGAGCAGCCGGTCGACGGAAGAACGGATGTCGTCGACGTGCATGCTGACGAGCGCCCCGCCTGGCCGGGGGAGTACGGCACGAAACCGCGCGTCCATCAGAGCGAACTCGTCGTCGTCATCCCCGAAGCGCCACTCAGCGTACTGCGCCGGCCCGGTCTCGGGGCGGACGAAGTACGGTGGCTCCTCGAACACGGTCGTGTACCACTCGATCGCGGCGGGCATGTCCTCGGCGACGAGGTTCAGGTTGGCAAGACCACGGAACATGGTGTCTCCTTCGTTGTCGGTATGTGTTCTATGCTCGACCTCAAAGTGATCACCTTCTGATCACTTCAGAAAAGAGGTCGAGAAATTCGTGCTGATCGTCTGATCCAGGCGCTCCTGTTCCTCCAGGGGCGCCCGATGATTACGGCTGCGGAGCTTGCGACCGAGCTCGAGGTCTCCGTCCCGACGGCGCGTCGCGACCTCGAGGCGCTCGCGATGTCGGGCGTCCCGATCTATCCCACGCGCGGACGCGGCGGCGGCTGGCGCCTCATCGGCGGTGCCCGCACGGATCTCACCGGCCTGACCGAGGTCGAGGTCACGTCGCTGCTGATCGGACTCACGCAGAGTCGCGCGACGGATCCTGAACGCGCCGCCGCGGTCCGCAAGCTCGTTCGCGCGATGCCGGAGCCGTTCCGCGCGGGCGCCGAGCGCGTTGCTGCGGCCACCGTGCGCGACGCGCCGTGGGGCGCCACGGGCGACGACACGGATCCGCCCGCGGTCGCCGAACTGCAGCGCGCGATCGCGCGCGAACGACGGATCCGGATCGCGTACGCGGGTTCGCGAGGCGACGTCGATGTCGAGCTCGTGCCGCTCATCGTCGGCAGCCGCGGGGCGCGCTGGTACCTGCTCGCGGCGCCCGCGGCGACGGACGAGGGCGTCGCCGACCGCGACCGCCTGCGCACCTACCGCGTCGACCGGATCCGCGGGCTCGAGACGCTCGCCGAGCGCGGGGTCGCGCCCGCCGACTTCGAGCCGACGGCGGAATGGGACCGCATGGTCGCGCGGGTCGAGAGCCTGCGCGGATCCGTACGCGCGAGGCTGCGCGTCGAACCGTGGGCCGTGAAGGCGCTGCTCGACCGCTTCGGCGCACAGGCGCGGCTGCAGGCTCCCGGGCCCGAGAGCGGATCCGACCCGCGGTCGACGGTCGAGGTGAGCGCTCACCGCGCGGATGCCCTCGCGGAGCAGATCGCGGCCTGGGCGACGGTTGCGGAGGTCATCGAGCCGCCCGAGGTGCGCGACGCGCTGCGCGCGCTGGGGCAGCGGATCGTCGACACGTACGCGCCCGCCGAATCCTGAGAACCGCGACCCGCCGGATCCGGTAGACTTCCATAGTTTGCGCGTCATGGCGCGCAGGCAGCCACCACACCCGGATCGGATGTGGGAGAGCGCACGCACTCGGTGTGTGCTCGATGAAAGGAATAGCAATGGCACCGAAGAAGAAGGTCTCGGGGCTGATCAAGCTCCAGATCGCCGCCGGCCAGGCGAACCCGGCGCCGCCCGTTGGCCCCGCACTGGGCCAGCACGGCGTCAACATCATGGAGTTCTGCAAGGCGTACAACGCCGCGACTGAGCAGCAGCGCGGCAACGTCGTCCCCGTGGAGATCACCGTCTACGAGGACCGCAGCTTCTCGTTCATCCTCAAGACGCCCCCGGCAGCCGAGCTCATCAAGAAGGCGGCTGGCGTGAAGAGCGGATCCGGCACGCCGCACACGACGAAGGTCGGCAAGATCACCAAGGCTCAGGTCGACGAGATCGCGGCTGTCAAGCAGCCCGACCTCAACGCGAACGACATGGAAGCCGCGGCGAAGATCGTCGCCGGCACCGCTCGTTCCATGGGCATCACGGTCGAAGGCTGAGGGGGAGAACGATAATGGCAAAGTCCAAGGTTTACGCCGCCGCAGCCGCGAAGATCGAAGAGGGCCGGTTCTACTCGCCCGCCGACGCGGTTGCGCTGGCGAAGGAGACCGGATCGAAGAAGTTCGACTCGACCATCGAGGTTGCGTTGAAGCTCGCGGTTGACCCGCGCAAGGCCGACCAGATGGTGCGTGGCACGGTCATGCTGCCGCACGGCACGGGTAAGACCGCCAAGGTCATCGTCTTCGCGAACGGCGACGCGGCTGAGGCCGCCATCGCCGCGGGCGCTGATGAGGTCGGCGGCGCCGAGCTCATCCAGCGCGTCGCTGATGGCTGGACCGACTTCGATGCGGCCGTCGCCGTGCCGGAGCTCATGGGCCAGGTCGGTCGTCTCGGTAAGGTGCTGGGTCCCCGTGGCCTGATGCCGAACCCGAAGACGGGCACGGTCACGCCGAACCCGGCGAAAGCTGTCGAAGACATCAAGGGCGGCAAGATCGACTTCCGCGTCGACAAGCACTCCAACCTCCACTTCGTGGTCGGCAAGGCCTCGTTCGGCGCTGAGCAGCTGAACGAGAACATCCAGGCCGCCCTCGACGAGGTCGTGCGCCTCAAGCCGTCGAGCGCGAAGGGTCGCTACATCCAGAAGGGTGCGGTGTCGACGACGTTCGGTCCCGGCATCCCGCTGGACGTGAACTCGATCGCTGTCGCGTAACAACGCCCGCGACAACGGCCCCCGCTCCGAATCGGCGCGGGGGCCGTTTCGTCGTTCTCACGGCTATACCGGGGGTACCTCTCAGCGTCGCGGCATTGAGGAATAGCTCCCGGCGGGAGAGGATATATTGAAGCGCCGGCAACGCGACCGGAGGGGTTGGCGGTTCCGCCGTGCGCTTCTCGAGTGCCGAAGGAGCATCTCATGGCGAAGGCAGCAGACAGGCGCAAGGTTCTGGCGGTTCTGGCGGGCGGGCTCGTGCTCGGCGTCGGTGCAGCAGTAACGCTCGCCGCATGGAACGACCCGGAGTTCGCAGGTGGCGACTTCGCAGCCGGCGAGTTCGTGTTCCAGGGATCCACCGACGGAACGACGTACGAGGAGCACCCGTCGAGCGATGGCGCTGCCGAGCTCGCATTCGAAGTGGGCGCCGACAACCTTGCTCCGGGCGACGTCGTCTACGCGGGGTACGCTCTGAGCACCGAAGGATCCTCGTACAACGCGACGCTCGAAGCGGTCGCTCCGGTCGACGCGACGGGCACGCTCGTCGCCGATGGAGACCTCACCTTCGCTGCGGTCGCGACGGATACCTTCGGGTGCGACGAAGCCTCGTTCACGGGTGGTGCCACAGTTCCGACGACGATCGCTCCGGACACGCCGGTCAACCTCTGCCTGCAGGTCACGGCGACCGACTCGCTCACTCAGGGCGAGACCGGCACCGTGATGTGGCAGTGGAACGCGGAGTCGGTCGAGTAACGACGTCTCCTCGCTTCTCGTGACCCCGTCGATCCGGGGATCGCACCACGCGGACCGCGAATGACGGCCCCGACCACGCGGCGCGAACTCCGCGAACGCACGAGCGACGACGTTCCGGCGACCACGCCGGGGCGCCGTCGCTCGCGCGTCGGAGGCGTCGTCGGCGAGGTGATCCTCTGGGTCGCGGCGGGCGCGGGACTGGTCTGCATCGTCCTCGTGATCCTCGCGATCACGGCGAACATCTCGCTCATCATGTTCCGCACCGGATCCATGGAACCGACGATCCCCGCGGGCTCCGTCGCGATCGTGCAGGAGGTCGGCGCCGCGGAGATCTCAGTGGGCGACGTGGTGACGGTGGATCGCCCAGGCGAGCTCCCCGTCACGCACCGCGTCACCTCGATCGAGGATGGCGCATCGGCGGACGAGCGCGTGATCACGATGCGCGGTGACGCGAACGAGGTCGAGGACCCGCACCCGTACGACGTGACCACCGTGCGCACGGTGCTGTTCTCGATCCCGGGCATGGCACCGGTGATCGTGGCGATGAGTAACCCGTTCGTTCTCGGCGGGATCACGATCGCCGCGGCGTTGCTGGTGGTCTGGGCATTCTGGCCGCGAGACAAGAAGGAAGCGGAGTGATGATGAGACGCGTCGCCGCCGCAACCGCCGTGTGCGGGGTGCTCGGTGCGCTCGCGATCGCTCCTCCTGCCTGGGCGGCGCCCACTACTGAGATCATCGAGGGTCGCTACGTCCAGCTCGTCTCCGTCGCCGACTGGGAGCGGGCAGCCGATCTCGCGCCGGGCGAAACGATGCGCTGGGACGTCGAGATCAGCGCAGATGCCCCCGAGCCCGGCATGATCGAGATCGCCGTGAGCGCGACCGGCGGCACCCCGCTCGTCGTCGATGCCGCGCTCTGCCTCGACGCGTGGCGCGGCGACGAATGTCCGAGCGACGCGGAGACCCTCCTGTCCGACTGGGAGGTGCCCCGCGATGGCGCGCAGGTCCCGCTCCGCGAGGTCGACGCCGAACAGGTCGCGCACCTGCGGCTGCAGGTCGGCGTCGGGTCCGGATCCGCCAGCGGCGTCACCGAGATGCGCGTCCACGCGAATGGCGCGGGCGACGAGCTCGACACGGGCCCGGACCTCCCGCCCACGGGAGGCTGGTCGAGCGAGCCGTGGTTGCTCGCGGGCGGCGCGCTGCTGCTCGTCGGCGCCGCCGTGCTGCTCGCCGTGCGCGCCCGCAGGCGGACGGGTGGAGGTGCATCATGACCGCGCGACGCAGCCTCGGACGCCGGATCCTCGCGGGCCTCGCCGGCCTCGCGCTGCTCGGCGGCATCGCCCTTGCGCCGACGGCCGAGCAGACCGACGCCGCGTGGACGGACGCGGAAGCCGGCGCAGCGGAGTTCACGGCGGGGACCGCGCTGGATCCGCTCGTCGCAACCGGAGATGGATGCGTCGCGAGCGGCCTGCTCGGGATCGCGCCGCGTGTCGAGATCACCTGGCATGTCCCCGACGGCACGGCCTACACCATCGACGACGTCGAGTTCGGCCAGCTCAACAACGGCCTTCTCACGCCGATCATCGACCTCGAGTTACTGAACTCCATCACGACGACGGGAACGCCGGATGCCTACACGACGGTGATCACCAGCCTTGCGTTGCAGAATCTCCTCGGAGGCGACAAGGTGATCGGGATGCGAATCAGCGATAGCGGCTGGACGTCACCGTGGCTTGTGGCGACCGCCAACTGGGGACCTCTAGGGCTCGCTCCATCGTGCGACATCAGCACGTCGCCATAGGCGGCATCGCATGTAAGCCGGGTCACGACCGTGCGGACGTAGAGCTATTATTGTTGACGCCGCTCGTGCTCGTGCCCACTCACTCAGTTCGAAGAATCCGAAACCTCTCTTCGCCGTCCACGATCGCGGCGTCACCGACGTTGATCCGCTCGACTGCCGCATACGGCGGCCCGTGCTGTAGCCAGCGCTGCATCTCGTCCACGCGGTCGTCGTCGCCCTGCACCTCCGCCTCGACGCGATCCGATCCGACGTTCCGTACCCACCCGGTCACACCGAGTCGTTCCGCCTCCGCCTTCGTGGCGTAGCGGAAGCCGACGCCCTGCACGGTCCCGGTGACGATGATGTGCACGCGCTTCATCGCGGATCCTCTCTCGTGAGTCGCCTCTAGGGCACGTTGCTAAACCTGGCACCTACTGCGTTGGCCGACGCGCGCCTCCCCACGGCCTCTCTGCATGCCGCTGGCGCGCCACGCAGAGCCTCCGGCCGCGTGGGCCCACTCGCGGCGTTCTCGTCGATCGACGATGCTAAGGCATCGCCTCACTCCTCGGCCTTGCGAGCCGACGCACCTCGGCCATGCTCGCGACGGCACCAGATTTAGTAACGCACCCTAGCGCCCGCTGACGGACGCGCGGCCACCGTACCTCAGCGGCCCGACGTCGCGGATCCGCTCAGTGTCCGTTCTCGGCGCGTCCCGCGAGCGCGAGCAGCAGTTCCCCAAGCCGGCGCGCGTCGGCGGGATCCCAATGGCCGAGGCGCGCACGCAGGGTCTCCTCGTGCGGCGTGCGCGCGGCCTCGAGGCGCTCGACCCCGGACTCCGTCGGCTCGATCACGAACGAGCGGCGGTCGGCCTCATCCGGACGACGCGTCACGAGGTCGATCGACTCGAGGTAGGTGACGGTGCGGCTGATCTGCCCCTTGTCCATCTCGAGCCACTCCGCGAGCTCGGACGCGGTGATCGGAGCGCGGCGCGCGATGACGGCGAAGACCTTGTAGGTCATCGGCAGCATTCCCGGCTGCAGTCGCTCCGCGTTGCGTTTCATTGTTCGGCGATGCTGCGTGAAGACCTCGCTGAGGCCGATCTCGACGGAGCGGATCGCGTCCACCGTCTCATCGTCAGACATCGTCACGCTCTCCGGTCGGGGGCTTCCGGGTCCACACTAGCGGTCGACCCGGATGACGCGAGCGCGGTGTCGGTCGCCTGATCGGATCCGGCGTGGTCCCGCACGGCGCGCTTCTCGCGGAGGCGATCGATCGTCGTCAACGTCGTGAGCGGGATGTTGGGCAGGAAGCAGATCGCGACGAGACTCATCACGGCGAGGGGCACGCCGACGAGGAACGCGTGCGAGATCGCGTTCGCGGCGACGTCCTCGACGATGACGGCGATGGATCCGGGCATGTCGCGCGTCGTCGGGAGCGTGCCCGCGGCGAGCTGCTTCGCGATCGCGCGCCCCTCGGCACCGAGATCGGCGATGGCCCGCCCGATCTCGGCCGTTCGGCTCTGCATCTGGTGCGTCATGCTCGCGGCGAGCACGGATCCCATCACCGCGACGCCGGTCGTGCCGCCCACGGAGCGGAAGAAGTTCACGCCAGACGAGGCGACGCCCATCTGCGACGGGTTCGCGGAGTTCTGGACGACGAGCACGAGGTTCTGCATCGTCATGCCGGTGCCGGCGCCGAGGAGGAACATGTAAACCCCGACGAGCCAGAGGGGAGTGCTCATGGTGAGGGTCGAGAGCAGACTCGATCCGGCGACCAGGAGCACGCCGCCGAGCACGAGGTAGCGTTTCCAGATGCCGGTGCGCGACACGATCTGTCCGATCACCGTTGACGCTCCGAGCATGCCCGCCGCCATCGGAACCGTGAGCAGTCCGGCCACCGTCGGCCCGAACCCGCGCGCGATCTGCATGTACTGCGCGAGATAGACCGAGGTGCCGAACATCGCCACGCCGATCGATACGGAGGCCAGCACGGCGAGCGTGAAGGTGCGGTTGCGGAACATCGGCAGAGGGATCAGCGGCTCGGACACCTTGCGCTCGACGATGATGAACATGATCGTCGCGACGATCGCGATGCCGACCATGTAGAGCGTCTCCCAGCTCACCCAGCCGTAGTCGCTGACGTTCGAGACCCACACGAGCAGGAACCCGGCCGCCACCGAGAGCAGCACGATGCCGAGGTAGTCGATTCGCACCTTGCCCTCGTGCATCTGCGAGATCCGCAGCGTCTTCATCAGCACGATGAAGGCGATGATGCCGAGCGGCACCCCGACGTAGAAGTTCCAGCGCCAACCGATCGTGTCGGTCAGGAGGCCGCCGAGAAGCGGTCCGCCGACCATGCCAACGGCCATGACCCCCGCCATCAGCCCCATGTACCGGCCGCGCTCGCGCGGGCTGATGATGTCGGCCATCAAGATCTGCGACATCGACTGCAGGCCGCCGCCGCCGATGCCCTGCAGCGCGCGGAAGATGATGAGTGTCTCGACGTTCTGCGAGAGGCCGGCGCCGGCGCTCGCGAGGACGAAGATCGTCAGCGCGATCAGGATCAGCACCTTGCGGTTGAGCAGATCGGCAAGCTTGCCCCAGATAGGTGTCGAGATCGCCGTCGTGAGCAGCGTCATCGTGATGACCCAGGTGTACGCGGTCTGCGTGCCGCCCAGGTCGGGGACGATGATCGGCAGCGACGTGCCGACGACCGTCATCGTCATCATCGAGCAGAACATCGCCAGCAGCAGCCCAGACAGGGCTTCGAGTACCTGGCGCCGCGACATGGTCGTCGAGACCGTCGTCGTGGAAGGAGGCATCGGCATCCTTTTCTGTGGAGAACGGGAAGAGTTCACGGCGGCGTCGGCGCGAAAACAAGTTGATCGTCGTCAACTATACGATAATGGTTGACTCACGACAACCAATCACGCTGTGTCTTTGCCGGGAAGGGCGGATCCGCTCGGCTAGGGTCGAGGAGATGTTGCCCCCCGAACTGCAAGAGCGAGTCGTCGCGGATTCTCGTGACCGTGTCGCTTGGCTGCGGGCGCGGTCGCAGGGCATCACCGCCACCGACGTGGCGAATCTGTCGACGCCCGCCTCGGTGCTGCGCGCGGCCCGTCAGAAGCTGCGGCCGTCTGGGTTCTCCGGCAACGCTTACACGGATCACGGCCGCCGTCGCGAGCCCGAGATCGCCATGTGGGTCGAGAGTGAGCACGGCATCCTCCCCTCGACCGCGCTGTTCCGCGCGGACGTCGAGAAGCGGCACCTCGCCACCCCCGACGGCGTCGGTGTCGACGACGGCGGTCGCGTCGTCCTCGCCGAGATCAAGACCACGAACAAGCCGTGGCGCACGATCCCGCGCGCATACCTGCGACAGGTGTGGTGGCAGCAGCACGTGCTCGGGGCCGAGCGCACGCTGTTCACGTGGGAGGAACATCGAGACTTCCGCCCCGTGCACGACGAGCCGAAGTGCCTGTGGATCGACCGCGACGAAGCCGAGATCGACAAGCTCGTGACGCTCGCGACGGCGCTGATCGACGAGCTCTACCAGCTCACGACGGGGCAGAACATTCGGGCAGGATCCACGAGCCCGCGCGAACAGGCCATGCTCCGTGCCGCGACGCAGGACGCATACCGCGCGCTCGCGCTCATCGATTGACGGCGGATCCCCAGTCTCGCCGAGTTGGCGTCGCGCGCGGGAGCCGCGTATGCTGGGGGAAGCCGAAGACCGCCGGTCGCCGGGAACGTCAGTTTCCGACCGAAGCACTGCAGAAGCAGGGGCCCGCGCAGGTGTACTGAGAAGGCCTCCTGAGTTCAGGATCCGAAAAGCTCCGTGCGCTTGCGCCGGAGCTTTTGTCATGTGTGCAGGGTGGGACGCGGCCGGCCCCTCACCTCCGTGGGGTGCCTCGCACGTAACAAGGAGTGGCCATGGCGCAGAAGGAAGCATCGGTCGCCGAGCTCGCCGAGAAGTTCGAGAGCTCGACTGCCGTTCTGCTCACCGAGTACCGCGGCCTGACGGTTGAGGAGCTCAAGGAGCTCCGCAACAGCATTCGTCAGGATGCGGAATACGCCGTGGTGAAGAACACGCTGACCAAGATCGCTGCTGAGAAGGCAGGGGTCGAGGGGCTCAACGACGACCTTCAGGGTCCGTCGGCGATCGCCTTCGTGCACGGTGACCCGGTCGCCGTTGCCAAGGGCCTGCGTACCTTCGCCAAGGCACACCCTCTTCTCGTGATCAAGAGCGGGTACTTCGACGGTGCCCCGCTCTCTGCCGAGGAAGTCAACAAGCTCGCCGACCTTGAGAGCCGTGAGGTTCTGCTGTCGAAGGTCGCCGGCATGATGAAGGCTTCCATGTCGAAGGCCGCCGCCGTCTTCCAGGCGCTTCCGTCGAAGACGGTCCGCACGGTTGAGGCGCTGCGCGAGAAGCAGGAGAACGCGGGCTGACGCCCACGTTCGACACATCCACCGACCTAGCTCACACAACACAGGAGATACAACATGGCGAAGCTCAGCACTGAAGAGCTGCTCAGCGCGTTCGAGGAGCTCACGCTCATCGAGCTCAGCGAGTTCGTGAAGGCGTTCGAGGAGAAGTTCGACGTCACCGCTGCGGCCCCGGCCGCTGTTGCGGTTGCCGGCGCGCCCGCTGGTGGCGGCGACGCCGACGAGGCCGAGGAGCAGACGGAGTTCGACGTCATCCTCGAGGCTGCTGGCGACAAGAAGATCCAGGTCATCAAGGCTGTCCGCGAGCTCACCTCGCTCGGCCTCGGCGACGCCAAGGGTCTCGTCGACGGTGCACCGAAGCCGGTCCTCGAGGGTGTCGCGAAGGACGCCGCCGAGGACGCCAAGGCGAAGCTCGAGGAGGCTGGCGCCTCGGTTACCGTCAAGTAACCAGCGTTTCCTTCACGAAGCCCGCGGATCCTTTCGGATCCGCGGGCTTCGTCGTTCCCCACCCGCTCCACCTTCCACGAATGCATCGAACTGGCGGCGGTTGGAGTCGTCTGCACCCAGCCTGGCGGCCGCAGCCGCTCCATCATGCGCACGCGTAGCTATCTGACGCCGCGGTTGACAGTGTCGATCGCGTCCGCACGGCGAAGAACTCTCGGTCTGATCGTCAGCGCAGCGTGGCGCGGATGAGGACACCGCCGACGGCCTCGCTGTTCTCGTCCGCGGCGCGAATCTCGATCACCACACTCGGTGCGAGGTTTCCGTCGAAGACCGGGAAGGAGAGGTCCGCAGCAGCCTCGCCGTCATCATCGAACTTGAGAGTGTACGAGAGCGACATCGGTCCGCTCAGCCCGCGCACCTCGACTCTGATCGCGACGTCCTGGTTCGCGGGACCGACGAACCTCACGGAGAGTGAGCTGTCATCGGCTGACCACGTCGACCCCTTGGCGAGCGTGATGACGGGTCGGCCCGCGGGCGAGCTCACAGTCTTGTGTCCGGCACCATCGATGGCGGCGACCGTGTAACGGTACGTGCCCGGGAGGAGGTCCGGGGCAGGCGTCGGATCCGAATAGGCGGTCGCATTCGCTGCGACCGTTTCGAGCTCGACACCATCGCGATACACGACGTAGTTCTCAACGCCAACGTTGTCCGTTGCTTCAGTCCACGTCACCGTGCCGTCAGCGGCCGCGACGACGTCCGTGGGTGCCGTTGGTGCTTCGCGGTCGTAAATGAGTGGCTCACTGAGCTCACTGGCATTGCCCGCGGCGTCGAGCGCCGTGATCTCGTACGTGTAATCCGGTAGCTCGTTAGCGTTCCTGTCGGTGAACGCATGGGCATGCACGCGATCATTGGCCTCCACGCGGCCGACCACCTCACCGTCGCGGTGGATCAGGTACTCCGTCACGCCGACGTTGTCGGTCGACGGTGTCCACTCCAGCGCATAGGAGCCGTCACCCGTCTCGGATCCGGTGACATCGGTGGGCGAAGTCGGAGCCTCGGTGTCGGGCACCTGCACGGTCGTGGAGGACGCATCGCTCTCACCGGCTTCGTTGACAGCGATGACGAAGACGTAGTAATCGCCCGTGGCCAGCGTGATGCGGGACGACCACGACTCCGTGCTGTCGATCTCCTCTGCGTCGCTGACGTGCTTGCCGGTGCCGACCAGAACGCGATACGCCTCGGCGTCGTCAACCTCCGCCCACTCGATTAGGACATCGCCGTCGGCGAAGGACGCTTCGAGCTCTTCAGGGGCGTCGGGAGCGACCTGCGTCGGCCCGGGATCCGGCTCGGGTGTCGGGTCCGGCGACGGTGTCGGCTCTGGTGAGGGCGTCGGGTCTGGCTTGGGCTCGGGCGACGGCTTGGGGTCCGGTGACGGCTTCGGGTCCGGTGAAGGCGTCGGCTCGGGCGACGGCGTCGGGTCCGGTGAGGGTGTCGGATCCGGTGTCGGTTCTGGCTCGGGCGTCGGTGTCGGTTCTGGCGTCGGTGTCGGTTCGGGTTCCGGCCGTGGATCCGGGGAAGGCTGCGGTTCCGGCGAAGGCTCGGGTTCCGGTCGCGGGTCCGGCGAGGGCTCGGGATCCGGTTCGGGAGTCGGCTCAGGCGAGGGCTGAGGCTCCGGCTCCGGCCGTGGCTCAGGCTCCGGCCGCGGGTCCGGCAAAGGCTCGGGATCCGGCTCGGGATCCGGCTCGGGTGAGGGCTGCGGTTCCGGCGAGGGCTGCGGTGACGGCTCGGGCGGATCCTCGGACTCGAGAGCCCGGAGGAGTTCGTCGCGCACGCCGAGCGACGAGAGCGTGACGTTCACGGGGCTGCCGGCGGATCCCTCATACCCGCATGCCAGGCGCACGTCGTTCCGCACCTGATCCGCCGTGAGCGCGATGGTGAAGGTCGCGGAACCGTCGTCCCCGAACGTCGCCGTGTCGAGGGCGCCACCCGCGACGGATCGCAGCGGTGACGTTGCCGGGCGGTCGGATCCGCCGCCGGCGCCGACAGGATCCGTCGAGCCGGGAGCGCGCACCGTGACGGTGCGTCCTGGCTCACCGCTGACATGCACGGCGATGGTGCGCGCGTTCACGTCGACGATATCCGCACCGTCGACCGCGACAGGTGTCGTGGCATCGTCCTCGTCGTCGGCGTCCTGCGCCTCGGGCTCGGACGTCTCGGCAAGATCGTCGGATGCCTCGATCGATGCCTCCCCGGGGGCGCCGCCGCCGAACGCATCACCGGCTGCTGCGGGGACCGACGGGTTCGTCGTCACCGCGCCTACCGCGATGACGACAGCCACAGTGGCCGCTGCGATTCCGGCAGTGACGAGCCCGCCGATGGTCCAGGCCGCTCCCGCCGAGCTCGCGCTCGAGCTTCCGCCTCCCGCGGATCCGCCGGTCGTCGCTGCGGATCCGCCTGCCGCTGCCGATCCGCCGACGACGAATGCCGCGCCCGCGGCGGTTCCGCCCTCAATGACGGCTGGTGGCATCGCGGCCAGGGCGACGACGGCCTCGCTCCCCCGCTGCACGGCGGCGAGGTAGGCGGTGGACGCCGGGATGCCGACCGCGAGGGGCAGCAGGATCATCGCCAGGCGGCTGCCGACGTCCTTGGCCTCTGAGGCGACGAGCGAACACCGCGCGCAGGCATCGAGGTGCTTCTGGAGCTTTGCGCGGTCACGGGATCCGAGATTGTCGCGGGTGTGCGCGCCGAGTCGCTCGATGGTCCACTGATGGTCGGATCCGTCTTCGAGCGTCGCGAGGTGCGCCTGGATCCAGGCTTCGCGCAGGCCTTCGCGAGCGCGCGCCGCGAGCTGGGAGACCGCCGCCGGCTTGATCCCGAGGAGGGGAGCGGTTTCGCGAGGCTTGAGGCACTCGACCTCCGTGTACCAGAGGACCTCCTGCCACCGAGTCGGGAGGCTCCGGAAGGCGGTGTGGGTCGTGCCGCGATCGAGGGCGGCCTCGGCGGCGCGCTCCGTGCTCTCCGGATCCTCGACGTCATCCGCGTCGTCGAGCGAGACGTCGACGCGCGAGCGCCCCCAGCTGGCTGCCGTGTTGCGGATC
This genomic interval carries:
- a CDS encoding signal peptidase I — encoded protein: MTAPTTRRELRERTSDDVPATTPGRRRSRVGGVVGEVILWVAAGAGLVCIVLVILAITANISLIMFRTGSMEPTIPAGSVAIVQEVGAAEISVGDVVTVDRPGELPVTHRVTSIEDGASADERVITMRGDANEVEDPHPYDVTTVRTVLFSIPGMAPVIVAMSNPFVLGGITIAAALLVVWAFWPRDKKEAE
- a CDS encoding DHA2 family efflux MFS transporter permease subunit, with the translated sequence MPPSTTTVSTTMSRRQVLEALSGLLLAMFCSMMTMTVVGTSLPIIVPDLGGTQTAYTWVITMTLLTTAISTPIWGKLADLLNRKVLILIALTIFVLASAGAGLSQNVETLIIFRALQGIGGGGLQSMSQILMADIISPRERGRYMGLMAGVMAVGMVGGPLLGGLLTDTIGWRWNFYVGVPLGIIAFIVLMKTLRISQMHEGKVRIDYLGIVLLSVAAGFLLVWVSNVSDYGWVSWETLYMVGIAIVATIMFIIVERKVSEPLIPLPMFRNRTFTLAVLASVSIGVAMFGTSVYLAQYMQIARGFGPTVAGLLTVPMAAGMLGASTVIGQIVSRTGIWKRYLVLGGVLLVAGSSLLSTLTMSTPLWLVGVYMFLLGAGTGMTMQNLVLVVQNSANPSQMGVASSGVNFFRSVGGTTGVAVMGSVLAASMTHQMQSRTAEIGRAIADLGAEGRAIAKQLAAGTLPTTRDMPGSIAVIVEDVAANAISHAFLVGVPLAVMSLVAICFLPNIPLTTLTTIDRLREKRAVRDHAGSDQATDTALASSGSTASVDPEAPDRRA
- the rplK gene encoding 50S ribosomal protein L11, whose amino-acid sequence is MAPKKKVSGLIKLQIAAGQANPAPPVGPALGQHGVNIMEFCKAYNAATEQQRGNVVPVEITVYEDRSFSFILKTPPAAELIKKAAGVKSGSGTPHTTKVGKITKAQVDEIAAVKQPDLNANDMEAAAKIVAGTARSMGITVEG
- a CDS encoding VOC family protein, with the translated sequence MFRGLANLNLVAEDMPAAIEWYTTVFEEPPYFVRPETGPAQYAEWRFGDDDDEFALMDARFRAVLPRPGGALVSMHVDDIRSSVDRLLSLGARAEDPITQRGEGWWSASVSDPFGNLVGLIRSPHWAGQHAA
- the rplA gene encoding 50S ribosomal protein L1, coding for MMAKSKVYAAAAAKIEEGRFYSPADAVALAKETGSKKFDSTIEVALKLAVDPRKADQMVRGTVMLPHGTGKTAKVIVFANGDAAEAAIAAGADEVGGAELIQRVADGWTDFDAAVAVPELMGQVGRLGKVLGPRGLMPNPKTGTVTPNPAKAVEDIKGGKIDFRVDKHSNLHFVVGKASFGAEQLNENIQAALDEVVRLKPSSAKGRYIQKGAVSTTFGPGIPLDVNSIAVA
- a CDS encoding SipW-dependent-type signal peptide-containing protein; protein product: MAKAADRRKVLAVLAGGLVLGVGAAVTLAAWNDPEFAGGDFAAGEFVFQGSTDGTTYEEHPSSDGAAELAFEVGADNLAPGDVVYAGYALSTEGSSYNATLEAVAPVDATGTLVADGDLTFAAVATDTFGCDEASFTGGATVPTTIAPDTPVNLCLQVTATDSLTQGETGTVMWQWNAESVE
- a CDS encoding YqaJ viral recombinase family protein, with amino-acid sequence MLPPELQERVVADSRDRVAWLRARSQGITATDVANLSTPASVLRAARQKLRPSGFSGNAYTDHGRRREPEIAMWVESEHGILPSTALFRADVEKRHLATPDGVGVDDGGRVVLAEIKTTNKPWRTIPRAYLRQVWWQQHVLGAERTLFTWEEHRDFRPVHDEPKCLWIDRDEAEIDKLVTLATALIDELYQLTTGQNIRAGSTSPREQAMLRAATQDAYRALALID
- a CDS encoding acylphosphatase is translated as MKRVHIIVTGTVQGVGFRYATKAEAERLGVTGWVRNVGSDRVEAEVQGDDDRVDEMQRWLQHGPPYAAVERINVGDAAIVDGEERFRILRTE
- a CDS encoding helix-turn-helix transcriptional regulator, with protein sequence MQALLFLQGRPMITAAELATELEVSVPTARRDLEALAMSGVPIYPTRGRGGGWRLIGGARTDLTGLTEVEVTSLLIGLTQSRATDPERAAAVRKLVRAMPEPFRAGAERVAAATVRDAPWGATGDDTDPPAVAELQRAIARERRIRIAYAGSRGDVDVELVPLIVGSRGARWYLLAAPAATDEGVADRDRLRTYRVDRIRGLETLAERGVAPADFEPTAEWDRMVARVESLRGSVRARLRVEPWAVKALLDRFGAQARLQAPGPESGSDPRSTVEVSAHRADALAEQIAAWATVAEVIEPPEVRDALRALGQRIVDTYAPAES
- a CDS encoding MarR family winged helix-turn-helix transcriptional regulator, producing MSDDETVDAIRSVEIGLSEVFTQHRRTMKRNAERLQPGMLPMTYKVFAVIARRAPITASELAEWLEMDKGQISRTVTYLESIDLVTRRPDEADRRSFVIEPTESGVERLEAARTPHEETLRARLGHWDPADARRLGELLLALAGRAENGH